DNA sequence from the Geminocystis sp. M7585_C2015_104 genome:
GCCTCAGAGTTGCTAGAAATGGAGATAGAAATAACACCAGAAAATGAGCCGCCGCCGGGTGATAATGTCAGCTGGTTGGCATTGTTTTCTAGGCACTGGCGCCAGACTGTTTTTGCAGCGGTGCCATGGTTTTTGCAGGACATTTCTACCTACGGCATAGGCATTTTCACCCCTACTATTATTTCCGTTTTGGCTTTTTCCAAAGAGACGGATTTTTTGTCAGTTCAAATCAACTCTGCCCAGGGGGCCGCTATAGTGGATCTGTTCCTAATAATAGGCTTTTTGGTGGCAGTATTGTTAGTGGATAAAGTAGGAAGGGTAAAATTGCAAATTGTCGGCTTTTTAGGCATGGCCTTGGGGCTAGTAATTCTAACCCTAGGAGGGGGAAATAATTCCTCTTTGATAACAGTGTTGGTGGGTTTTTTTGTATTTAATTTTTCCATGAATGCTGGACCCAACGCCACCACGTTTGTGCTGTCGGGGGAGGTATTCCCCACCGCCATTCGCGCCACTGGTGCAGGTTTTGCGGCGGCGTTTGCCAAACTGGGGGCAGTGTTGGGCACCTACCTCCTTCCCATACTGCGAGTGGAAATAGGAGTCAATAGGGTGTTATATATACTGGCAATATCCTGTGTGCTGGCCGCAATAGTTACCTATGTTTTCAGGATAGAAACCACGGGAAAATCCCTAGAACAATTGGACAGTGTATAGATATAGATATAGTATCCCCCCAGGGGAGGGGGAATATACACTAGGGGGAGGTGGGGAGATTTATGCCACGATCCCTCAAGAATCTGCCCGTTTCGCGACTGGGGGTGTAATTATAACCAATACCACTGTGGGGCTCAGAATCGTCCAGAATCCGCGGGGTTATGATAACCACCACCTCGGAACGGGTTTTCTGTTTGGTAGAGGCGCGGAACAAACTGCCAATAATGGGCAAGTCTCCCAAAATAGGGATTTTAGACACCGTGGTACGCTCGCTGTCCTGAATGATACCAGTGAGGATCAGGGTTTGCCCATCCCGCATACGGATTCTACCTGAGGAAAGTCGTCTTGTTTGCAGGAGGGTTATGG
Encoded proteins:
- a CDS encoding MFS transporter, coding for MSFEEKLESSKLTRGMWILWILSAGLIALDGFDFFIIGVALPFIEKDFELTATQIGEVAVAAIVGSLVGSLTLGAITDRIGRQKMLLIDVIIFLISSGGAALAWSASSLIFFRFLVGVAIGADYPISVAYITENVPSRYRGRMIIGAFTFQAVGAALGALTGIVVIKSCILFSPNPLETAVKQGWRIMLGVGLIMAIIIYLLRLQFLLESPRYFITKGDYKAASIAASELLEMEIEITPENEPPPGDNVSWLALFSRHWRQTVFAAVPWFLQDISTYGIGIFTPTIISVLAFSKETDFLSVQINSAQGAAIVDLFLIIGFLVAVLLVDKVGRVKLQIVGFLGMALGLVILTLGGGNNSSLITVLVGFFVFNFSMNAGPNATTFVLSGEVFPTAIRATGAGFAAAFAKLGAVLGTYLLPILRVEIGVNRVLYILAISCVLAAIVTYVFRIETTGKSLEQLDSV